A genomic segment from Labrus bergylta chromosome 3, fLabBer1.1, whole genome shotgun sequence encodes:
- the rufy2 gene encoding RUN and FYVE domain-containing protein 2 isoform X2 — MASSADHDLSEADSSKDKAQVFGVLRLQEEKSAAGDKANSSSTIRGGGGGDGRWQAPIFALARKASETISGSIHVLPKVSEHRTSLPGDWTVQAMRDPMAMERANLLNMAKLSIKGLIESALSFGRTLDSDYPPLQQFFVVMEHCLKHGLRVKKSFLGFNKSLWGPLELVEKLCPEAAEISASVRDLPGLKTPLGRARAWLRLALMQKRLADYLRLLITRKDLLSDFYENSALMLEEEGAVIVGLLVGLNVIDANLCVKGEDLDSQVGVIDFSMYLKNDIDDYRSEERNSQIASILDQKNYVEELNRQLNSTVHGLQGRVDSLEKSNSKLIEELAIAKNNIIKLQEENQQLRSENSLILTKTQQQLEVTQGDVSVERDTYRQSRQGLDEMYNEAQRQLKEECQLRQDVENELVVQVSMKQEMELAMKLLEKDIHEKQDTLIGLRHQLDEVKAINVEMYQKMQSSDDEMKKKNNVISRLEEKTNQITATMKQLEQRLQEAERHRSSAEEGTRRFKLDFANKADSLQRQIEHRERQLQQLETDLKIEREWRQTLQNDLERERDTVSQLSTEALQINGLKKEFHRLQDENIQLKSICEDQEQALEELGSKLSESKLKIEDIKEANKALQGGQVWLKDKEASHCKLCEKEFSISRRKHHCRNCGEIFCNSCSDNELPLPASPKPVRVCDTCHALLLQRCSSNPT, encoded by the exons ATGGCATCGTCCGCCGACCACGATCTGTCTGAAGCGGACAGCAGCAAGGACAAAGCTCAGGTGTTTGGCGTTTtgaggctgcaggaggagaaatcTGCTGCAGGAGATAAAGCTAATAGTAGCAGCACtattagaggaggaggaggaggagacgggcGATGGCAGGCTCCTATCTTCGCTTTGGCCAGGAAAGCATCCGAGACCATTTCAGGGAGCATTCACGTCCTGCCCAAAGTGTCGGAGCACAGAACTTCTCTGCCCGGGGACTGGACCGTTCAAG cCATGCGAGACCCCATGGCCATGGAGAGAGCCAACCTGCTCAACATGGCCAAGCTGAGTATTAAAGGGCTGATCGAGTCAGCTCTGAGCTTTGGACGAACACTGGATTCAGACTACCCACCTCTGCAGCAGTTCTTTGTTGTCATGGAGCACTGTCTCAAACATGGCCTccgag tgAAGAAATCCTTTCTGGGCTTTAACAAGTCTCTGTGGGGTCCTCTGGAGCTGGTGGAGAAACTGTGTCCTGAAGCAGCAGAGATCTCCGCCTCGGTACGAGACCTGCCCGGACTAAA gactCCTTTAGGCAGGGCCAGAGCTTGGTTGCGTCTCGCTCTAATGCAGAAACGGCTCGCTGACTACCTTCGACTTCTCATCACCAGAAAAGACCTGCTAAG TGATTTCTATGAGAATTCAGCGCTGATGCTGGAAGAGGAGGGAGCAGTAATCGTAGGACTGCTGGTCGGTCTGAACGTGATCGATGCTAATCTGTGTGTCAAAGGCGAGGACCTGGACTCTCAG gtTGGGGTGATTGATTTCTCCATGTACTTGAAGAATGACATCGATGATTACAGGAGTGAAGAGAG GAATAGCCAGATAGCATCCATCTTGGATCAGAAGAACTATGTGGAGGAGCTGAACCGACAACTCAA CTCCACAGTTCACGGTCTTCAAGGTAGAGTGGACTCTTTAGAGAAGTCTAACTCGAAGCTCATAGAGGAG TTAGCCATAGCCAAGAACAACATCATCAAACTCCAGGAGGAAAACCAGCAGCTGAGGAGTGAAAACAGCCTCATcctgacaaagacacaacaacagttagag GTAACCCAAGGCGATGTGTCTGTGGAgagagacacatacagacagtcTCGTCAGGGTTTGGATGAGATGTACAATGAGGCTCAGAGGCAACTGAAGGAGGAGTGTCAGCTCCGACAG GACGTGGAGAATGAGTTGGTGGTCCAGGTGTCGATGAAACAGGAAATGGAGCTGGCTATGAAACTTCTAGAgaaagatattcatgaaaaacaG GACACGCTGATCGGACTGAGGCACCAACTGGATGAAGTCAAAGCCATCAACGTAGAAATGTACCAGAAGATGCag TCGTCTGATGatgagatgaagaagaagaacaatgTGATCAGTCGTCTGGAGGAGAAGACCAATCAGATCACTGCCACcatgaagcagctggagcagag ATTacaggaggcagagaggcaCCGCAGCTCGGCAGAGGAGGGAACCAGACGCTTCAAGTTGGACTTCGCTAACAAGGCGGACAGCCTGCAGCGGCAGATCGAACACAGAGAACGGCAACT CCAGCAGCTGGAGACAGACCTAAAGATAGAGAGGGAGTGGAGGCAGACATTACAAAATGAtctggaaagagagagagacacggtGTCTCAGCTCAGCACAGAGGCGCTGCAGATCAACGGACTGAAAAAG gAGTTCCATCGCCTCCAAGATGAAAACATTCAGCTGAAATCAATCTGTGAGGACCAAGAACAAGCACTCGAGGAACTGGGCTCCAAACTAAGCGA ATCCAAACTGAAGATTGAGGACATCAAAGAAGCAAACAAAGCTCTTCAG GGGGGTCAGGTTTGGTTGAAGGACAAGGAGGCCAGCCACTGCAAGCTGTGTGAGAAGGAGTTCTCCATCTCGAGACGAAAG catcaCTGTAGGAACTGCGGGGAGATTTTCTGTAACAGCTGCTCGGACAATGAGCTCCCTCTCCCCGCCTCGCCCAAACCAGTCCGAGTCTGTGACACCTGCCACGCCCTCCTCCTACAGAGATGCTCCTCCAATCCAACATGA
- the rufy2 gene encoding RUN and FYVE domain-containing protein 2 isoform X3: protein MYSPQSLHRWGITHSESMERLAYSQAMRDPMAMERANLLNMAKLSIKGLIESALSFGRTLDSDYPPLQQFFVVMEHCLKHGLRVKKSFLGFNKSLWGPLELVEKLCPEAAEISASVRDLPGLKTPLGRARAWLRLALMQKRLADYLRLLITRKDLLSDFYENSALMLEEEGAVIVGLLVGLNVIDANLCVKGEDLDSQVGVIDFSMYLKNDIDDYRSEERNSQIASILDQKNYVEELNRQLNSTVHGLQGRVDSLEKSNSKLIEELAIAKNNIIKLQEENQQLRSENSLILTKTQQQLEVTQGDVSVERDTYRQSRQGLDEMYNEAQRQLKEECQLRQVGPQLFDVENELVVQVSMKQEMELAMKLLEKDIHEKQDTLIGLRHQLDEVKAINVEMYQKMQSSDDEMKKKNNVISRLEEKTNQITATMKQLEQRLQEAERHRSSAEEGTRRFKLDFANKADSLQRQIEHRERQLQQLETDLKIEREWRQTLQNDLERERDTVSQLSTEALQINGLKKEFHRLQDENIQLKSICEDQEQALEELGSKLSESKLKIEDIKEANKALQGGQVWLKDKEASHCKLCEKEFSISRRKHHCRNCGEIFCNSCSDNELPLPASPKPVRVCDTCHALLLQRCSSNPT, encoded by the exons ATGTACTCCCCTCAGAGTCTCCACCGCTGGGGCATCACTCACAGCGAGAGTATGGAGCGACTAGCCTACAGCCAAG cCATGCGAGACCCCATGGCCATGGAGAGAGCCAACCTGCTCAACATGGCCAAGCTGAGTATTAAAGGGCTGATCGAGTCAGCTCTGAGCTTTGGACGAACACTGGATTCAGACTACCCACCTCTGCAGCAGTTCTTTGTTGTCATGGAGCACTGTCTCAAACATGGCCTccgag tgAAGAAATCCTTTCTGGGCTTTAACAAGTCTCTGTGGGGTCCTCTGGAGCTGGTGGAGAAACTGTGTCCTGAAGCAGCAGAGATCTCCGCCTCGGTACGAGACCTGCCCGGACTAAA gactCCTTTAGGCAGGGCCAGAGCTTGGTTGCGTCTCGCTCTAATGCAGAAACGGCTCGCTGACTACCTTCGACTTCTCATCACCAGAAAAGACCTGCTAAG TGATTTCTATGAGAATTCAGCGCTGATGCTGGAAGAGGAGGGAGCAGTAATCGTAGGACTGCTGGTCGGTCTGAACGTGATCGATGCTAATCTGTGTGTCAAAGGCGAGGACCTGGACTCTCAG gtTGGGGTGATTGATTTCTCCATGTACTTGAAGAATGACATCGATGATTACAGGAGTGAAGAGAG GAATAGCCAGATAGCATCCATCTTGGATCAGAAGAACTATGTGGAGGAGCTGAACCGACAACTCAA CTCCACAGTTCACGGTCTTCAAGGTAGAGTGGACTCTTTAGAGAAGTCTAACTCGAAGCTCATAGAGGAG TTAGCCATAGCCAAGAACAACATCATCAAACTCCAGGAGGAAAACCAGCAGCTGAGGAGTGAAAACAGCCTCATcctgacaaagacacaacaacagttagag GTAACCCAAGGCGATGTGTCTGTGGAgagagacacatacagacagtcTCGTCAGGGTTTGGATGAGATGTACAATGAGGCTCAGAGGCAACTGAAGGAGGAGTGTCAGCTCCGACAGGTCGGACcgcagctgttt GACGTGGAGAATGAGTTGGTGGTCCAGGTGTCGATGAAACAGGAAATGGAGCTGGCTATGAAACTTCTAGAgaaagatattcatgaaaaacaG GACACGCTGATCGGACTGAGGCACCAACTGGATGAAGTCAAAGCCATCAACGTAGAAATGTACCAGAAGATGCag TCGTCTGATGatgagatgaagaagaagaacaatgTGATCAGTCGTCTGGAGGAGAAGACCAATCAGATCACTGCCACcatgaagcagctggagcagag ATTacaggaggcagagaggcaCCGCAGCTCGGCAGAGGAGGGAACCAGACGCTTCAAGTTGGACTTCGCTAACAAGGCGGACAGCCTGCAGCGGCAGATCGAACACAGAGAACGGCAACT CCAGCAGCTGGAGACAGACCTAAAGATAGAGAGGGAGTGGAGGCAGACATTACAAAATGAtctggaaagagagagagacacggtGTCTCAGCTCAGCACAGAGGCGCTGCAGATCAACGGACTGAAAAAG gAGTTCCATCGCCTCCAAGATGAAAACATTCAGCTGAAATCAATCTGTGAGGACCAAGAACAAGCACTCGAGGAACTGGGCTCCAAACTAAGCGA ATCCAAACTGAAGATTGAGGACATCAAAGAAGCAAACAAAGCTCTTCAG GGGGGTCAGGTTTGGTTGAAGGACAAGGAGGCCAGCCACTGCAAGCTGTGTGAGAAGGAGTTCTCCATCTCGAGACGAAAG catcaCTGTAGGAACTGCGGGGAGATTTTCTGTAACAGCTGCTCGGACAATGAGCTCCCTCTCCCCGCCTCGCCCAAACCAGTCCGAGTCTGTGACACCTGCCACGCCCTCCTCCTACAGAGATGCTCCTCCAATCCAACATGA
- the rufy2 gene encoding RUN and FYVE domain-containing protein 2 isoform X4 translates to MYSPQSLHRWGITHSESMERLAYSQAMRDPMAMERANLLNMAKLSIKGLIESALSFGRTLDSDYPPLQQFFVVMEHCLKHGLRVKKSFLGFNKSLWGPLELVEKLCPEAAEISASVRDLPGLKTPLGRARAWLRLALMQKRLADYLRLLITRKDLLSDFYENSALMLEEEGAVIVGLLVGLNVIDANLCVKGEDLDSQVGVIDFSMYLKNDIDDYRSEERNSQIASILDQKNYVEELNRQLNSTVHGLQGRVDSLEKSNSKLIEELAIAKNNIIKLQEENQQLRSENSLILTKTQQQLEVTQGDVSVERDTYRQSRQGLDEMYNEAQRQLKEECQLRQDVENELVVQVSMKQEMELAMKLLEKDIHEKQDTLIGLRHQLDEVKAINVEMYQKMQSSDDEMKKKNNVISRLEEKTNQITATMKQLEQRLQEAERHRSSAEEGTRRFKLDFANKADSLQRQIEHRERQLQQLETDLKIEREWRQTLQNDLERERDTVSQLSTEALQINGLKKEFHRLQDENIQLKSICEDQEQALEELGSKLSESKLKIEDIKEANKALQGGQVWLKDKEASHCKLCEKEFSISRRKHHCRNCGEIFCNSCSDNELPLPASPKPVRVCDTCHALLLQRCSSNPT, encoded by the exons ATGTACTCCCCTCAGAGTCTCCACCGCTGGGGCATCACTCACAGCGAGAGTATGGAGCGACTAGCCTACAGCCAAG cCATGCGAGACCCCATGGCCATGGAGAGAGCCAACCTGCTCAACATGGCCAAGCTGAGTATTAAAGGGCTGATCGAGTCAGCTCTGAGCTTTGGACGAACACTGGATTCAGACTACCCACCTCTGCAGCAGTTCTTTGTTGTCATGGAGCACTGTCTCAAACATGGCCTccgag tgAAGAAATCCTTTCTGGGCTTTAACAAGTCTCTGTGGGGTCCTCTGGAGCTGGTGGAGAAACTGTGTCCTGAAGCAGCAGAGATCTCCGCCTCGGTACGAGACCTGCCCGGACTAAA gactCCTTTAGGCAGGGCCAGAGCTTGGTTGCGTCTCGCTCTAATGCAGAAACGGCTCGCTGACTACCTTCGACTTCTCATCACCAGAAAAGACCTGCTAAG TGATTTCTATGAGAATTCAGCGCTGATGCTGGAAGAGGAGGGAGCAGTAATCGTAGGACTGCTGGTCGGTCTGAACGTGATCGATGCTAATCTGTGTGTCAAAGGCGAGGACCTGGACTCTCAG gtTGGGGTGATTGATTTCTCCATGTACTTGAAGAATGACATCGATGATTACAGGAGTGAAGAGAG GAATAGCCAGATAGCATCCATCTTGGATCAGAAGAACTATGTGGAGGAGCTGAACCGACAACTCAA CTCCACAGTTCACGGTCTTCAAGGTAGAGTGGACTCTTTAGAGAAGTCTAACTCGAAGCTCATAGAGGAG TTAGCCATAGCCAAGAACAACATCATCAAACTCCAGGAGGAAAACCAGCAGCTGAGGAGTGAAAACAGCCTCATcctgacaaagacacaacaacagttagag GTAACCCAAGGCGATGTGTCTGTGGAgagagacacatacagacagtcTCGTCAGGGTTTGGATGAGATGTACAATGAGGCTCAGAGGCAACTGAAGGAGGAGTGTCAGCTCCGACAG GACGTGGAGAATGAGTTGGTGGTCCAGGTGTCGATGAAACAGGAAATGGAGCTGGCTATGAAACTTCTAGAgaaagatattcatgaaaaacaG GACACGCTGATCGGACTGAGGCACCAACTGGATGAAGTCAAAGCCATCAACGTAGAAATGTACCAGAAGATGCag TCGTCTGATGatgagatgaagaagaagaacaatgTGATCAGTCGTCTGGAGGAGAAGACCAATCAGATCACTGCCACcatgaagcagctggagcagag ATTacaggaggcagagaggcaCCGCAGCTCGGCAGAGGAGGGAACCAGACGCTTCAAGTTGGACTTCGCTAACAAGGCGGACAGCCTGCAGCGGCAGATCGAACACAGAGAACGGCAACT CCAGCAGCTGGAGACAGACCTAAAGATAGAGAGGGAGTGGAGGCAGACATTACAAAATGAtctggaaagagagagagacacggtGTCTCAGCTCAGCACAGAGGCGCTGCAGATCAACGGACTGAAAAAG gAGTTCCATCGCCTCCAAGATGAAAACATTCAGCTGAAATCAATCTGTGAGGACCAAGAACAAGCACTCGAGGAACTGGGCTCCAAACTAAGCGA ATCCAAACTGAAGATTGAGGACATCAAAGAAGCAAACAAAGCTCTTCAG GGGGGTCAGGTTTGGTTGAAGGACAAGGAGGCCAGCCACTGCAAGCTGTGTGAGAAGGAGTTCTCCATCTCGAGACGAAAG catcaCTGTAGGAACTGCGGGGAGATTTTCTGTAACAGCTGCTCGGACAATGAGCTCCCTCTCCCCGCCTCGCCCAAACCAGTCCGAGTCTGTGACACCTGCCACGCCCTCCTCCTACAGAGATGCTCCTCCAATCCAACATGA
- the rufy2 gene encoding RUN and FYVE domain-containing protein 2 isoform X1, with amino-acid sequence MASSADHDLSEADSSKDKAQVFGVLRLQEEKSAAGDKANSSSTIRGGGGGDGRWQAPIFALARKASETISGSIHVLPKVSEHRTSLPGDWTVQAMRDPMAMERANLLNMAKLSIKGLIESALSFGRTLDSDYPPLQQFFVVMEHCLKHGLRVKKSFLGFNKSLWGPLELVEKLCPEAAEISASVRDLPGLKTPLGRARAWLRLALMQKRLADYLRLLITRKDLLSDFYENSALMLEEEGAVIVGLLVGLNVIDANLCVKGEDLDSQVGVIDFSMYLKNDIDDYRSEERNSQIASILDQKNYVEELNRQLNSTVHGLQGRVDSLEKSNSKLIEELAIAKNNIIKLQEENQQLRSENSLILTKTQQQLEVTQGDVSVERDTYRQSRQGLDEMYNEAQRQLKEECQLRQVGPQLFDVENELVVQVSMKQEMELAMKLLEKDIHEKQDTLIGLRHQLDEVKAINVEMYQKMQSSDDEMKKKNNVISRLEEKTNQITATMKQLEQRLQEAERHRSSAEEGTRRFKLDFANKADSLQRQIEHRERQLQQLETDLKIEREWRQTLQNDLERERDTVSQLSTEALQINGLKKEFHRLQDENIQLKSICEDQEQALEELGSKLSESKLKIEDIKEANKALQGGQVWLKDKEASHCKLCEKEFSISRRKHHCRNCGEIFCNSCSDNELPLPASPKPVRVCDTCHALLLQRCSSNPT; translated from the exons ATGGCATCGTCCGCCGACCACGATCTGTCTGAAGCGGACAGCAGCAAGGACAAAGCTCAGGTGTTTGGCGTTTtgaggctgcaggaggagaaatcTGCTGCAGGAGATAAAGCTAATAGTAGCAGCACtattagaggaggaggaggaggagacgggcGATGGCAGGCTCCTATCTTCGCTTTGGCCAGGAAAGCATCCGAGACCATTTCAGGGAGCATTCACGTCCTGCCCAAAGTGTCGGAGCACAGAACTTCTCTGCCCGGGGACTGGACCGTTCAAG cCATGCGAGACCCCATGGCCATGGAGAGAGCCAACCTGCTCAACATGGCCAAGCTGAGTATTAAAGGGCTGATCGAGTCAGCTCTGAGCTTTGGACGAACACTGGATTCAGACTACCCACCTCTGCAGCAGTTCTTTGTTGTCATGGAGCACTGTCTCAAACATGGCCTccgag tgAAGAAATCCTTTCTGGGCTTTAACAAGTCTCTGTGGGGTCCTCTGGAGCTGGTGGAGAAACTGTGTCCTGAAGCAGCAGAGATCTCCGCCTCGGTACGAGACCTGCCCGGACTAAA gactCCTTTAGGCAGGGCCAGAGCTTGGTTGCGTCTCGCTCTAATGCAGAAACGGCTCGCTGACTACCTTCGACTTCTCATCACCAGAAAAGACCTGCTAAG TGATTTCTATGAGAATTCAGCGCTGATGCTGGAAGAGGAGGGAGCAGTAATCGTAGGACTGCTGGTCGGTCTGAACGTGATCGATGCTAATCTGTGTGTCAAAGGCGAGGACCTGGACTCTCAG gtTGGGGTGATTGATTTCTCCATGTACTTGAAGAATGACATCGATGATTACAGGAGTGAAGAGAG GAATAGCCAGATAGCATCCATCTTGGATCAGAAGAACTATGTGGAGGAGCTGAACCGACAACTCAA CTCCACAGTTCACGGTCTTCAAGGTAGAGTGGACTCTTTAGAGAAGTCTAACTCGAAGCTCATAGAGGAG TTAGCCATAGCCAAGAACAACATCATCAAACTCCAGGAGGAAAACCAGCAGCTGAGGAGTGAAAACAGCCTCATcctgacaaagacacaacaacagttagag GTAACCCAAGGCGATGTGTCTGTGGAgagagacacatacagacagtcTCGTCAGGGTTTGGATGAGATGTACAATGAGGCTCAGAGGCAACTGAAGGAGGAGTGTCAGCTCCGACAGGTCGGACcgcagctgttt GACGTGGAGAATGAGTTGGTGGTCCAGGTGTCGATGAAACAGGAAATGGAGCTGGCTATGAAACTTCTAGAgaaagatattcatgaaaaacaG GACACGCTGATCGGACTGAGGCACCAACTGGATGAAGTCAAAGCCATCAACGTAGAAATGTACCAGAAGATGCag TCGTCTGATGatgagatgaagaagaagaacaatgTGATCAGTCGTCTGGAGGAGAAGACCAATCAGATCACTGCCACcatgaagcagctggagcagag ATTacaggaggcagagaggcaCCGCAGCTCGGCAGAGGAGGGAACCAGACGCTTCAAGTTGGACTTCGCTAACAAGGCGGACAGCCTGCAGCGGCAGATCGAACACAGAGAACGGCAACT CCAGCAGCTGGAGACAGACCTAAAGATAGAGAGGGAGTGGAGGCAGACATTACAAAATGAtctggaaagagagagagacacggtGTCTCAGCTCAGCACAGAGGCGCTGCAGATCAACGGACTGAAAAAG gAGTTCCATCGCCTCCAAGATGAAAACATTCAGCTGAAATCAATCTGTGAGGACCAAGAACAAGCACTCGAGGAACTGGGCTCCAAACTAAGCGA ATCCAAACTGAAGATTGAGGACATCAAAGAAGCAAACAAAGCTCTTCAG GGGGGTCAGGTTTGGTTGAAGGACAAGGAGGCCAGCCACTGCAAGCTGTGTGAGAAGGAGTTCTCCATCTCGAGACGAAAG catcaCTGTAGGAACTGCGGGGAGATTTTCTGTAACAGCTGCTCGGACAATGAGCTCCCTCTCCCCGCCTCGCCCAAACCAGTCCGAGTCTGTGACACCTGCCACGCCCTCCTCCTACAGAGATGCTCCTCCAATCCAACATGA
- the LOC109997167 gene encoding uncharacterized protein isoform X2, translated as MNTMEKKLADLIRDHPNLYDQSRRDYKDNHKGHFSWKEIAGSMGKSEEEVKLKWKNLRDKFCKAKKRMVKRSFPPLTGEENPVERPAPALYHQLAWLSAYVKPRGGAGMGETDEGAGSGDDQEKELEVKDEKEQHGPLPVVSTSFSLTEPCQNSDQEMGVSLNRKRRATTETTETNSAEALASLKDEDELFLLSLLPSLKRLTIKKRMEVRMKFQQILYSAEFED; from the exons atgaacacTATGGAAAAGAAGCTAGCGGACTTGATACGTGACCACCCGAATCTGTACGACCAGTCACGGCGGGACTACAAAGACAATCACAAGGGCCATTTCTCGTGGAAAGAAATAGCTGGCAGCATGGGGAAGTCGGAGGAAGAGGTGAAGCTGAAATGGAAAAACTTACGCGACAAGTTCTGCAAAGCGAAGAAGCGAATGGTGAAGAGAAGTTTTCCTCCCCTGACAGGCGAAGAGAACCCAGTGGAGAGGCCTGCCCCGGCACTGTACCACCAGTTAGCCTGGCTCAGCGCCTATGTCAAACCCAGAGGTGGAGCAGGTATGGGGGAGACCGACGAG GGAGCTGGGAGTGGTGACGACCAGGAGAAGGAGTTAGAAGTTAAAGATGAGAAGGAGCAGCACGGCCCTCTACCTGTGGTTAGTACAAGCTTTTCCCTGACAGAGCCCTGTCAAAACAGCGACCAGGAGATGGGAGTCTCTCTTAACCGTAAAAGACGAGCCACCACAGAAACCACAGAGACAAATTCTGCAGAGGCCCTCGCCAGCCTCAAAGATGAAGACGAACTGTTTCTACTCAGCCTTCTGCCCTCACTAAAGAGGCtcaccataaaaaaaagaatggaggTGCGGATGAAATTCCAGCAAATTCTTTATTCTGCAGAGTTTGAGGACTAA
- the LOC109997167 gene encoding uncharacterized protein isoform X1 encodes MPAVIKLLRRRSLLYCPSAVVVMENSDALSVLNGAFHFKILPDGTVDKSKVICILCQTELKYHRSTTSLRYHLRAKHTSAASQVVGQPLYQSWQGRCTPVDDVRQDRLTTALAKWVATDCRPVDIVEDSGLRDVLRLASCDQLYALPSQGTVVSRIQDLYDTEKNKLELMKSAVALVGDQWTPGAGSGDDQEKELEVKDEKEQHGPLPVVSTSFSLTEPCQNSDQEMGVSLNRKRRATTETTETNSAEALASLKDEDELFLLSLLPSLKRLTIKKRMEVRMKFQQILYSAEFED; translated from the exons ATGCCAGCCGTCATTAAACTCCTTAGAAGAAGAAGTCTGCTTTATTGTCCTTCTGCTGTTGTAGTGATGGAAAATAGCGACGCGTTATCGGTTTTGAACGGAGCGTTTCACTTTAAAATACTTCCTGACGGCACAGTTGACAAGTCTAAAGTAATATGCATTTTGTGTCAAACGGAATTAAAATACCACCGAAGTACTACCAGTTTGAGGTACCATCTACGAGCAAAGCATACAAGTGCAGCGAGTCAGGTGGTAGGGCAGCCGCTGTACCAGAGCTGGCAGGGCCGCTGCACACCTGTGGATGACGTCAGACAGGACAGGTTAACTACGGCGCTTGCTAAGTGGGTGGCCACTGACTGCAGGCCAGTTGACATTGTGGAAGACTCTGGTCTAAGGGACGTCCTTAGGTTGGCTAGTTGTGACCAGTTATATGCTCTACCGTCGCAGGGGACGGTCGTGTCACGCATACAGGACCTTTATGACACCGAGAAAAATAAACTGGAACTCATGAAAAGTGCTGTCGCGTTAGTCGGAGATCAGTGGACGCCA GGAGCTGGGAGTGGTGACGACCAGGAGAAGGAGTTAGAAGTTAAAGATGAGAAGGAGCAGCACGGCCCTCTACCTGTGGTTAGTACAAGCTTTTCCCTGACAGAGCCCTGTCAAAACAGCGACCAGGAGATGGGAGTCTCTCTTAACCGTAAAAGACGAGCCACCACAGAAACCACAGAGACAAATTCTGCAGAGGCCCTCGCCAGCCTCAAAGATGAAGACGAACTGTTTCTACTCAGCCTTCTGCCCTCACTAAAGAGGCtcaccataaaaaaaagaatggaggTGCGGATGAAATTCCAGCAAATTCTTTATTCTGCAGAGTTTGAGGACTAA